A stretch of DNA from Methanolinea mesophila:
GATCTTTGGCATCTGGAGCACCTGGTCGGCCCGGGCGACCTTGTCTTTGCCACCACCCTTCGCACCGTCGAGGGGGAGACCGACAAGCTCCGTCCTGAAAAGCTCGAAAAGAAGCCGGTCAGGCTCGGGATCAGGATAGAGCGGGTAGAGTTCCACAAGTACGCCCTCCGCCTCCGGCTCACCGGGATAATCGAACACGGGATCGAAACCGGCTCCTACCATACCCTGAACATCGAGCCCGGTTACGAGCTCTCGGTGATAAAGTGCTGGCGACCGGTCGACCTGGAACGGATAGAGCGGGCGATACGGGCCTCGGTCCAGGAAGTGCCCCATATCCTCACCATCGAGGAGGGGGAAGCAGAGCTCTTTCGCATCCGCCAGTTCGGGCCCGAAGGGGTGGTCACCATCACCTCGGGGAGCGGGAAAGAGGACGATTCGGGCGGGAGAACGGATTTCTTCTCCCGGGTGGCTGATCACCTGAAGGACGTCAGGGGGCCCCTGATCATCGCAGGTCCGGGATTTGTCAAGGAAGACCTGATGAAATACCTCCGCGGATCTCATCCGGACCTTGCCGCGAGGGTGATGATCATCGATACGCGGAGGATCGGACGGGGTGCAGTACAGGAGGCGATCGGGCAGGGGGTTCTTGAACGGGTGTACCAGGATCTCCAGCTCGGGAGGGAGGTCCGGTGCATGGATGACCTCCTTAAAAGGATCGCCTGCGGCGAGCCCGCGGCTTATGGAAAGGCCGAGGTATCGAGGGCAGTGGAATACGGGGCCGTGGAGGAGCTGTTCGTTGCCGACTCCCTCCTCCGCGATCCCGAGACGCAGCACCTTATCGAGCGTGCAGAACTCCTCGGATCCGGCATCGTGGTCTTTTCCACCGAGTTCGAACCCGGCGCTCAGCTCGAGTCCCTCGGGGGCGTGGCTGCGCTCCTGCGATACAGAATAGAATAAAGGTCACCGCGAAAAACCTGGACGGGTCACGTAGGACTCCGGTCAATTTCGGACATAACTGGACACCGGAGCGCCACATTTCCCGGGCGCCGTCCCGCGGGGAGCGTCCCGGCTGTACAGGGAGAAAACCGGGGACCGGGGCGGAGATGGACTCCCGGATCCCGGACTATGCAGCGGTTTCACAGAAAGCCTCATTACCCCGTATCGGAATATCCCTGATATGCTTCGGCACGAGTGCGGATACGAGCAGGATATCATCTGCCGGCGGTGCGGCAACTCCATGATCTACAATAAAAGACTGGGCCTCTACTGCCCGAAGTGCGGGCATGAAACGACCCTTCTCTGTCCGGGCTGCGGCAAGAAGTGGTAACGGCTATGCGCCGCTTCGCAGCCACTGCGCGTACTGTTTTCGCAGGGAATCGAGCTCTTCCCTGGTCAGGTCCTTCTTTTTCGTGCGGTGGAGGTGTTCCTCGAGCTGCGCCACCACGCTCTCGGCGACGCGATAGTCCTCCACCTCGAGATATACCGTGGCCCTGCGGACATCGATGGTCTCCCCGCAGTTCGCGCAGAGCTTCCACTGCTGGAAACGGTCCACATACGTGAATGTCCTGCACCCTCCGCAGCGGATAACCAGGTACATGAATATTTTGTGTTTTGAACCCCCGGGGGTATATATATTCCGCAGTCGTGGATAATAGTGCCCTGCCGCTGTTCCGCGCATTTTTTCCCGTTCCCAAACCAGATCTATCGGTATGAAACGTGCGCCGGAAAGCATCCGGGTCACAGGGGTCCCGGGACTGCCCCTCATCCGGGAAGGAGACGACCTCCCCGGCCTGATCCTCGCCCGGATCGACCTGGAAGACGGGGACATCATCTGCATCGCGTCGTCGGTCTACTCGAAGGCCAGGGGATATACCCGGAACCTCTCGGATATCGCGGTTTCGGGGAGGGCGTCAAGAATCGCGGGACGGACCGGCGAAGACCCCCGGTTCATCCAGGCGGTGCTCGATGCATCGCAGGAGGTGCTTCTCGAGTATCCGTTCGTCCTCTCGGAAGTATCCTGCGGGCATATCGGGGTCCGTGCCGGTGTCGACCAGAGCAATGTAGAGGACGACACGGTCATTCTCCTGCCCCCCGATCCGATGGCTGCGGCGCAGGATGTCCGGGACCGGGTGAAAGAACTCTCCGGGAAAGAGGTCCGCGTGATCATCACCGATACCTGCGGGAGGTCGTTTCGCAGGGGCCAGACCGGGCATGCCATCGGGTGGAGCGGGATGACCGCAATCCGGGACTTCCGGGGCGATACCGATCTCTTCGGCCATGTGCTGAAGATCACCGAGGAGGCGGTGGTCGACGAACTCGCGGGGATGGCCAATTTCGTAATGGGAGAGAGCCACGCGG
This window harbors:
- a CDS encoding mRNA surveillance protein pelota, translating into MKAERGELQRSCGEIRIFPESIDDLWHLEHLVGPGDLVFATTLRTVEGETDKLRPEKLEKKPVRLGIRIERVEFHKYALRLRLTGIIEHGIETGSYHTLNIEPGYELSVIKCWRPVDLERIERAIRASVQEVPHILTIEEGEAELFRIRQFGPEGVVTITSGSGKEDDSGGRTDFFSRVADHLKDVRGPLIIAGPGFVKEDLMKYLRGSHPDLAARVMIIDTRRIGRGAVQEAIGQGVLERVYQDLQLGREVRCMDDLLKRIACGEPAAYGKAEVSRAVEYGAVEELFVADSLLRDPETQHLIERAELLGSGIVVFSTEFEPGAQLESLGGVAALLRYRIE
- a CDS encoding DNA helicase PriA, with amino-acid sequence MLRHECGYEQDIICRRCGNSMIYNKRLGLYCPKCGHETTLLCPGCGKKW
- a CDS encoding DUF1922 domain-containing protein is translated as MYLVIRCGGCRTFTYVDRFQQWKLCANCGETIDVRRATVYLEVEDYRVAESVVAQLEEHLHRTKKKDLTREELDSLRKQYAQWLRSGA
- a CDS encoding coenzyme F420-0:L-glutamate ligase; this encodes MKRAPESIRVTGVPGLPLIREGDDLPGLILARIDLEDGDIICIASSVYSKARGYTRNLSDIAVSGRASRIAGRTGEDPRFIQAVLDASQEVLLEYPFVLSEVSCGHIGVRAGVDQSNVEDDTVILLPPDPMAAAQDVRDRVKELSGKEVRVIITDTCGRSFRRGQTGHAIGWSGMTAIRDFRGDTDLFGHVLKITEEAVVDELAGMANFVMGESHAGIPVVVIHGCPEWKGHDNLYFNPDEDLFRKMLTGQGSGK